From Anopheles darlingi chromosome 2, idAnoDarlMG_H_01, whole genome shotgun sequence, the proteins below share one genomic window:
- the LOC125950400 gene encoding brefeldin A-inhibited guanine nucleotide-exchange protein 1 isoform X1: MQSAATTVASSNTNAKKTTSSVGGTSGSGAHTKTKEMFILRALEKILSDKDIKRSHHLQLKRACDVALEDIKEELKQAGHTEPNGEAPIPSAALPLPKNDSGNIINAEKYFLPFELACQSRTPRIVVTALDCLQKLIAYGHLTGNIPDSSNPGKFLIDRIVTTICNCFMGPQTDEGVQLQIIKALLTVVTSQHVEVHEGTVLQGVRTCYDIYLSSKNLINQTTARATLTQMLNVIFTRMENQAFETVVTAATVVSPVSPTTPSSSSAIANAVEDSPSSVPDVALAEEKSPDYDEIRAIVEEIVDNVIAQAQVQAGVSNGNTGEPMVNNEASETASIGGVSIGGTTDTTSIARVPSQESMEVTSENDSIVTAKFTHILQKDAFLVFRALCKLSMKPLPEGHPDPKSHELRSKILSLHLLLSILQNAGPVFRSNEMFIMAIKQYLCVALSKNGGSAVPEVFELSLSIFVALLSNFKTHLKKQIEVFFKEIFLNILEAPSSSFEHKWMVIQALTRICADAQSVVDIYVNYDCDFSAANLFERLVNDLSKIGQGRQALELGTSVNQEKSMRIRGLECLVSILKCMVEWSKDLYVNPNSQTSLGDPPTTVTTSKSVSSGALDEIQHDTSGSSRLELKSHGGSSVSINSVGSNNTSGAGANGGGNGGNQEVLDLPGELEERKHRKEVMETGIEMFNRKPKKGIAFLQERGLLGTSVEDVAQWLHEDERLDKTQIGDYLGENEERSKAVMCAYIDAMNFADLDIVAALRHFLEGFRLPGEAQKIDRLMEKFASRYCDCNPNNTLFASADTVYVLAFSVIMLTTDLHSPQVKHKMTKEQYIRMNRGISDNKDLPEEYLSQIYDEIAGHEIKMKNTVANKPSGKQLIANEKKRKLLWNLEMESLSTTAKNLMESVSHVKASFTSAKHLEHVRPMFKMAWTSFLAAFSVGLQDCDDPEIASLCLDGIRCAVRIACIFHMSLERDAYVQALARFTLLTANSPINEMKAKNIDTIKTLIMVAHTDGNYLGSSWLDIVKCISHLELAQLIGTGVRPEFLSGPASHRDTLDPSAKEHIGETSSQSIVVAVDRIFTGSIRLDGDAIVDFVKALCQVSLDELNRPQPRMFSLQKIVEISYYNMGRIRLQWSRIWQILGEHFNAVGCNTNEEIAFFALDSLRQLSMKFIEKGEFTNFRFQKDFLRPFEHIMKKNNSPAIRDMVVRCVAQMVNSQAHNIKSGWKNIFSVFHLAAGDHDEAIVELAFLTTGKIITELYQTQFPIMIDSFQDAVKCLSEFACNARFPDTSMEAIRLVRTCALCVNDAPNLFAEHAGMENDVSVPEEDRVWVRGWFPMLFSLSCVVNRCKLDVRTRGLTVLFEIVKTHGDAYRANWWRDLFNVLFRIFDNMKLPEHQTEKAEWMTTTCNHALYAIIDVFTQYFDVLGPMLLADLYCQLHWCVQQNNEQLARSGTNCLENLVISNGLKFSEDTWGKTCQCMLDIFNSTLPKELLTWKPDPLPQTTPTTATAAKHENGDLPRHGILKRSSSQHSMHADHHLGATNDPNLSTGTAVSPSTTVLFSNLLIKCVVQLELIQTIDNIVFFPATSRKEDAETLAQATAELTSSSVPTSNGQLHHATTSYHHSLSLSSSELECQREEQGMYSYLNTPHLLQLVDCLLQSHRFAKKFNSNNDQRTVLWKAGFKGFLKPNLLKQETQSLACVLRILFKMYCDENRRRDWQDIEQRLIGVCTEALDYFLSLDSGPHRDAWTSLLLLVMTRLLKMPDARFAAHIASYYVFLCDLTCVDLKPELRTVLRRVFLRISPVFGISTATSQGTGGSNSSGTLAAT, encoded by the exons ATGCAAAGTGCGGCCACAACagtagccagcagcaacacgaacgCCAAGAAGACTACCAGCAGCGTCGGAGGCACCAGCGGTAGCGGTGCACACAcgaaaacgaaggaaatgtTTATCCTGCGGGCCCTGGAAAAGATCCTCAGCGACAAAGACATCAAACGGTCGCACCATCTGCAACTGAAACGTGCCTGCGATGTGGCACTTG AGGACATCAAGGAGGAGCTCAAGCAAGCTGGCCATACGGAACCAAATGGCGAAGCACCAATACCATCGGCGGCGCTGCCGCTTCCGAAGAACGATTCCGGCAATATTATCAACGCGGAAAAATACTTCCTCCCGTTCGAACTTGCCTGCCAAAGCCGAACGCCTCGAATTGTCGTGACTGCTCTCGACTGTCTGCAGAAGCTCATTGCGTACGGTCATCTGACCGGCAACATCCCCGACTCGTCGAATCCCGGCAAGTtcctgatcgatcgaatcgtgaCGACCATTTGCAACTGTTTCATGGGTCCTCAGACGGATGAGGGTGTTCAACTGCAGATTATTAAAGCGCTGCTGACAGTAGTAACATCGCAACATGTGGAAGTGCATGAGGGTACGGTGCTGCAGGGAGTGCGGACATGCTACGACATTTACCTGTCGAGTAAGAACCTCATTAACCAGACGACGGCTCGGGCGACGCTAACCCAAATGTTGAATGTGATTTTTACGCGTATGGAAAATCAAGCGTTCGAAACGGTGGTCACGGCTGCCACGGTAGTCAGCCCGGTATCACCAACTACCCCTTCGAGCAGTAGCGCCATCGCGAACGCGGTTGAAGACTCACCATCGAGTGTACCGGATGTGGCTCTGGCGGAAGAGAAGAGTCCGGATTATGATGAAATCCGAGCGATTGTCGAAGAAATCGTAGATAACGTGATTGCACAGGCACAGGTACAGGCGGGTGTCAGTAATGGTAACACTGGAGAACCGATGGTGAACAATGAGGCTAGTGAAACGGCAAGTATCGGTGGTGTTTCAATCGGTGGAACCACTGACACGACGTCGATTGCACGTGTTCCGTCACAGGAGAGCATGGAGGTGACGAGTGAGAACGACAGCATTGTGACAGCCAAGTTTACACACATTCTCCAGAAGGATGCCTTTCTCGTGTTTCGTGCTCTCTGTAAGCTATCGATGAAACCGCTCCCCGAGGGTCATCCGGACCCGAAATCGCATGAGCTGCGATCAAAGATACTTTCATTGCATCTGCTCCTATCGATCCTGCAGAACGCCGGTCCAGTGTTTCGCTCGAACGAAATGTTCATCATGGCCATCAAGCAGTATCTATGTGTGGCTCTGTCCAAGAACGGTGGCAGTGCCGTGCCGGAAGTGTTCGAGCTATCGCTCTCAATCTTTGTCGCTCTGCTGTCGAACTTCAAGACGCACCTGAAGAAACAGATCGAGGTGTTTTTCAAGGAGATATTCCTCAATATTCTCGAGGCTCCGAGTTCCTCGTTCGAGCACAAGTGGATGGTGATACAGGCGTTAACACGCATCTGTGCGGACGCGCAGAGCGTGGTCGACATCTACGTGAACTACGATTGTGATTTCTCGGCCGCCAACCTGTTCGAGCGGCTGGTCAATGATCTGTCGAAGATTGGCCAGGGTCGGCAGGCGCTCGAGCTGGGCACTTCGGTGAATCAGGAGAAGTCGATGCGCATTCGGGGGCTCGAGTGCTTGGTTTCGATCCTCAAATGTATGGTGGAGTGGAGCAAAGATCTGTACGTTAACCCGAACTCGCAAACGTCGCTCGGTGATCCGCCGACGACCGTAACAACGTCCAAGAGCGTCAGTAGCGGTGCGCTGGATGAGATACAACACGATACCAGTGGGAGCAGCCGGTTAGAGCTGAAATCACATGGAGGTTCAAGTGTGAGCATTAACTCGGTCGGCAGTAACAACACCTCCGGGGCTGGTGCTAATGgaggtggcaatggtggtaaCCAGGAAGTGTTGGATCTGCCTGGCGAGCTGGAGGAGCGTAAACACCGAAAGGAAGTCATGGAGACGGGTATCGAAATGTTTAATCGGAAACCGAAGAAGGGTATAGCGTTTCTGCAGGAGCGTGGCCTACTCGGTACCAGCGTCGAGGATGTTGCTCAGTGGCTACATGAAGATGAGCGGCTCGACAAGACACAGATCGGCGATTATCTCGGCGAGAATGAGGAACGTAGTAAGGCGGTCATGTGCGCTTACATCGACGCGATGAACTTTGCTGACCTGGACATTGTGGCCGCATTGCGCCACTTTCTCGAGGGCTTCCGGTTACCGGGTGAGGCGCAGAAAATCGATAGGCTGATGGAGAAGTTCGCTTCGCGGTATTGTGACTGTAATCCGAACAATACGCTCTTTGCTAGTGCCGATACCGTGTACGTGCTGGCCTTCTCGGTTATTATGCTGACGACGGATTTGCATTCACCGCAAGTGAAGCATAAGATGACGAAGGAGCAGTATATTCGTATGAATCGAGGAATTAGCGACAATAAGGACCTACCGGAGGAGTATTTGTCGCAGATCTACGATGAGATTGCGGGACATGAGATTAAGATGAAAAATACGGTAGCGAACAAACCGTCCGGCAAGCAGCTGATCGCCAACGAAAAGAAGCGCAAACTGCTGTGGAATTTGGAGATGGAATCGCtctcgacgacggcgaaaaaCCTGATGGAATCCGTTTCGCACGTGAAGGCTTCGTTTACCTCGGCCAAGCATCTCGAGCATGTGCGGCCGATGTTTAAAATGGCGTGGACCTCTTTCCTAGCAGCGTTTTCCGTGGGACTGCAGGATTGCGATGATCCGGAGATCGCCAGTCTATGCCTGGATGGAATCAGATGTGCGGTACGCATTGCCTGCATCTTTCACATGAGCCTCGAGCGGGACGCGTACGTGCAGGCGCTGGCCCGCTTCACGCTGCTGACCGCCAATTCACCGATCAACGAGATGAAGGCCAAGAACATTGACACGATCAAGACGCTCATCATGGTGGCGCACACGGATGGCAACTATCTCGGTTCCAGCTGGCTTGACATTGTGAAATGCATTTCACACCTTGAGCTGGCTCAGCTTATTGGGACGGGTGTGCGACCCGAGTTTCTTTCTGGTCCAGCCTCGCACCGCGATACATTGGATCCATCGGCCAAAGAGCACATCGGCGAAACTAGCTCGCAAAGTatcgtggtggcggtggatcgCATATTTACTGGCTCGATTCGGCTCGATGGTGACGCGATCGTCGATTTCGTAAAAGCCCTCTGTCAGGTGTCACTGGATGAACTGAATCGGCCACAACCGCGCATGTTCTCGCTACAGAAGATCGTGGAAATTTCCTACTACAACATGGGCCGTATCCGATTGCAGTGGTCACGCATCTGGCAAATCCTTGGCGAACACTTTAATGCCGTCGGGTGCAATACGAATGAAGAAATTGCCTTCTTTGCCCTCGATTCGCTGCGGCAGCTGTCGATGAAGTTCATCGAGAAAGGCGAGTTCACAAATTTCCGCTTCCAGAAAGACTTCTTGCGGCCGTTCGAGCACATtatgaagaaaaacaactcACCCGCGATTCGTGacatggtggtgcggtgcgtggCACAGATGGTCAACTCGCAGGCACATAACATCAAATCAGGctggaaaaacattttctcgGTGTTCCACCTGGCAGCCGGTGATCACGATGAAGCGATCGTCGAGCTGGCGTTCTTAACGACTGGCAAGATTATTACCGAACTATACCAGACGCAGTTCCCGATCATGATCGATTCGTTCCAGGATGCGGTCAAGTGTTTGTCGGAGTTTGCGTGCAACGCGCGCTTCCCGGACACGAGCATGGAAGCGATACGCCTGGTGCGCACGTGTGCGCTGTGCGTGAACGACGCGCCCAACCTTTTCGCCGAGCATGCCGGCATGGAGAACGACGTTTCGGTGCCGGAAGAAGATCGGGTTTGGGTGCGCGGTTGGTTCCCGATGCTATTCTCCCTTTCGTGCGTTGTGAACCGGTGCAAGTTGGACGTACGAACTCGCGGACTCACCGTACTGTTCGAGATCGTCAAAACACATGGTGATGCCTATCGTGCCAACTGGTGGCGCGATCTTTTCAACGTGCTGTTCCGTATTTTCGACAACATGAAGCTACCGGAACACCAGACGGAAAAGGCGGAATGGATGACGACAACGTGTAACCACGCACTATACGCGATTATAGATGTGTTTACGCAGTACTTTGATGTGCTGGGACCGATGCTGTTGGCCGATCTTTATTGTCAACTACACTGGTGTGTACAGCAGAACAACGAACAGTTGGCTCGTTCTGGGACCAATTGCTTGGAGAATCTGGTAATCTCGAACGGGCTCAAGTTCAGCGAAGACACCTGGGGCAAAACGTGTCAATGTATGCTGGATATCTTCAACAGTACTTTGCCAAAGGAACTGCTCACATGGAAACCCGATCCGTTGCCACAGACGACACCAACGACGGCGACTGCTGCGAAACACGAAAATGGTGATCTACCGCGGCATGGTATTCTGAAGCGCAGCAGCTCACAACATTCGATGCATGCCGATCATCATCTGGGCGCTACCAATGATCCCAACCTGTCGACTGGAACGGCTGTTAGTCCAAGCACTACGGTTCTGTTCTCGAACTTGCTCATCAAGTGTGTGGTACAGCTGGAGCTGATCCAAACGATCGATAATATCGTGTTCTTTCCTGCGACATCACGAAAAGAGGATGCCGAAACATTGGCCCAGGCAACAGCCGAACTCACGTCCAGTTCCGTCCCAACCAGCAATGGTCAACTGCATCACGCGACCACGAGCTATCATCATTCGTTGTCGTTATCGAGCAGTGAACTGGAATGTCAGCGTGAGGAACAGGGAATGTACAGCTATCTGAACACCCCGCATCTGCTGCAGCTTGTCGATTGTCTGCTGCAGAGTCACCGGTTTGCGAAGAAGTTCAACTCGAACAATGATCAGCGGACGGTGCTGTGGAAGGCGGGTTTCAAGGGCTTCTTGAAGCCGAATCTGCTGAAGCAGGAAACTCAGTCTTTGGCCTGTGTGCTGCGAATACTCTTCAAGATGTACTGTGATGAGAACAGACGGCGCGATTGGCAGGATATCGAGCAGCGACTGATTGGCGTTTGTACCGAAGCGTTAGATTACTTCCTTTCGCTCGACAGTGGACCGCATCGTGATGCGTGGACCTCGTTATTGTTGCTTGTGATGACTCGATTGTTGAAGATGCCTGACGCAAGG TTTGCGGCCCACATCGCCAGCTATTACGTGTTTCTGTGCGATTTAACCTGTGTCGATCTGAAGCCAGAACTGCGGACCGTGTTGAGACGTGTTTTTCTCCGTATCAGTCCGGTGTTTGGAATCTCGACTGCTACCAGTCAGGGtaccggcggcagcaacagctccgGGACGCTTGCCGCTACCTAG
- the LOC125950400 gene encoding brefeldin A-inhibited guanine nucleotide-exchange protein 1 isoform X2: MDEVFLAVFKRIEEHWGFGEDIKEELKQAGHTEPNGEAPIPSAALPLPKNDSGNIINAEKYFLPFELACQSRTPRIVVTALDCLQKLIAYGHLTGNIPDSSNPGKFLIDRIVTTICNCFMGPQTDEGVQLQIIKALLTVVTSQHVEVHEGTVLQGVRTCYDIYLSSKNLINQTTARATLTQMLNVIFTRMENQAFETVVTAATVVSPVSPTTPSSSSAIANAVEDSPSSVPDVALAEEKSPDYDEIRAIVEEIVDNVIAQAQVQAGVSNGNTGEPMVNNEASETASIGGVSIGGTTDTTSIARVPSQESMEVTSENDSIVTAKFTHILQKDAFLVFRALCKLSMKPLPEGHPDPKSHELRSKILSLHLLLSILQNAGPVFRSNEMFIMAIKQYLCVALSKNGGSAVPEVFELSLSIFVALLSNFKTHLKKQIEVFFKEIFLNILEAPSSSFEHKWMVIQALTRICADAQSVVDIYVNYDCDFSAANLFERLVNDLSKIGQGRQALELGTSVNQEKSMRIRGLECLVSILKCMVEWSKDLYVNPNSQTSLGDPPTTVTTSKSVSSGALDEIQHDTSGSSRLELKSHGGSSVSINSVGSNNTSGAGANGGGNGGNQEVLDLPGELEERKHRKEVMETGIEMFNRKPKKGIAFLQERGLLGTSVEDVAQWLHEDERLDKTQIGDYLGENEERSKAVMCAYIDAMNFADLDIVAALRHFLEGFRLPGEAQKIDRLMEKFASRYCDCNPNNTLFASADTVYVLAFSVIMLTTDLHSPQVKHKMTKEQYIRMNRGISDNKDLPEEYLSQIYDEIAGHEIKMKNTVANKPSGKQLIANEKKRKLLWNLEMESLSTTAKNLMESVSHVKASFTSAKHLEHVRPMFKMAWTSFLAAFSVGLQDCDDPEIASLCLDGIRCAVRIACIFHMSLERDAYVQALARFTLLTANSPINEMKAKNIDTIKTLIMVAHTDGNYLGSSWLDIVKCISHLELAQLIGTGVRPEFLSGPASHRDTLDPSAKEHIGETSSQSIVVAVDRIFTGSIRLDGDAIVDFVKALCQVSLDELNRPQPRMFSLQKIVEISYYNMGRIRLQWSRIWQILGEHFNAVGCNTNEEIAFFALDSLRQLSMKFIEKGEFTNFRFQKDFLRPFEHIMKKNNSPAIRDMVVRCVAQMVNSQAHNIKSGWKNIFSVFHLAAGDHDEAIVELAFLTTGKIITELYQTQFPIMIDSFQDAVKCLSEFACNARFPDTSMEAIRLVRTCALCVNDAPNLFAEHAGMENDVSVPEEDRVWVRGWFPMLFSLSCVVNRCKLDVRTRGLTVLFEIVKTHGDAYRANWWRDLFNVLFRIFDNMKLPEHQTEKAEWMTTTCNHALYAIIDVFTQYFDVLGPMLLADLYCQLHWCVQQNNEQLARSGTNCLENLVISNGLKFSEDTWGKTCQCMLDIFNSTLPKELLTWKPDPLPQTTPTTATAAKHENGDLPRHGILKRSSSQHSMHADHHLGATNDPNLSTGTAVSPSTTVLFSNLLIKCVVQLELIQTIDNIVFFPATSRKEDAETLAQATAELTSSSVPTSNGQLHHATTSYHHSLSLSSSELECQREEQGMYSYLNTPHLLQLVDCLLQSHRFAKKFNSNNDQRTVLWKAGFKGFLKPNLLKQETQSLACVLRILFKMYCDENRRRDWQDIEQRLIGVCTEALDYFLSLDSGPHRDAWTSLLLLVMTRLLKMPDARFAAHIASYYVFLCDLTCVDLKPELRTVLRRVFLRISPVFGISTATSQGTGGSNSSGTLAAT; encoded by the exons ATGGATGAAGTGTTTTTAGCAGTTTTCAAACGAATCGAAGAACACTGGGGATTTGGTG AGGACATCAAGGAGGAGCTCAAGCAAGCTGGCCATACGGAACCAAATGGCGAAGCACCAATACCATCGGCGGCGCTGCCGCTTCCGAAGAACGATTCCGGCAATATTATCAACGCGGAAAAATACTTCCTCCCGTTCGAACTTGCCTGCCAAAGCCGAACGCCTCGAATTGTCGTGACTGCTCTCGACTGTCTGCAGAAGCTCATTGCGTACGGTCATCTGACCGGCAACATCCCCGACTCGTCGAATCCCGGCAAGTtcctgatcgatcgaatcgtgaCGACCATTTGCAACTGTTTCATGGGTCCTCAGACGGATGAGGGTGTTCAACTGCAGATTATTAAAGCGCTGCTGACAGTAGTAACATCGCAACATGTGGAAGTGCATGAGGGTACGGTGCTGCAGGGAGTGCGGACATGCTACGACATTTACCTGTCGAGTAAGAACCTCATTAACCAGACGACGGCTCGGGCGACGCTAACCCAAATGTTGAATGTGATTTTTACGCGTATGGAAAATCAAGCGTTCGAAACGGTGGTCACGGCTGCCACGGTAGTCAGCCCGGTATCACCAACTACCCCTTCGAGCAGTAGCGCCATCGCGAACGCGGTTGAAGACTCACCATCGAGTGTACCGGATGTGGCTCTGGCGGAAGAGAAGAGTCCGGATTATGATGAAATCCGAGCGATTGTCGAAGAAATCGTAGATAACGTGATTGCACAGGCACAGGTACAGGCGGGTGTCAGTAATGGTAACACTGGAGAACCGATGGTGAACAATGAGGCTAGTGAAACGGCAAGTATCGGTGGTGTTTCAATCGGTGGAACCACTGACACGACGTCGATTGCACGTGTTCCGTCACAGGAGAGCATGGAGGTGACGAGTGAGAACGACAGCATTGTGACAGCCAAGTTTACACACATTCTCCAGAAGGATGCCTTTCTCGTGTTTCGTGCTCTCTGTAAGCTATCGATGAAACCGCTCCCCGAGGGTCATCCGGACCCGAAATCGCATGAGCTGCGATCAAAGATACTTTCATTGCATCTGCTCCTATCGATCCTGCAGAACGCCGGTCCAGTGTTTCGCTCGAACGAAATGTTCATCATGGCCATCAAGCAGTATCTATGTGTGGCTCTGTCCAAGAACGGTGGCAGTGCCGTGCCGGAAGTGTTCGAGCTATCGCTCTCAATCTTTGTCGCTCTGCTGTCGAACTTCAAGACGCACCTGAAGAAACAGATCGAGGTGTTTTTCAAGGAGATATTCCTCAATATTCTCGAGGCTCCGAGTTCCTCGTTCGAGCACAAGTGGATGGTGATACAGGCGTTAACACGCATCTGTGCGGACGCGCAGAGCGTGGTCGACATCTACGTGAACTACGATTGTGATTTCTCGGCCGCCAACCTGTTCGAGCGGCTGGTCAATGATCTGTCGAAGATTGGCCAGGGTCGGCAGGCGCTCGAGCTGGGCACTTCGGTGAATCAGGAGAAGTCGATGCGCATTCGGGGGCTCGAGTGCTTGGTTTCGATCCTCAAATGTATGGTGGAGTGGAGCAAAGATCTGTACGTTAACCCGAACTCGCAAACGTCGCTCGGTGATCCGCCGACGACCGTAACAACGTCCAAGAGCGTCAGTAGCGGTGCGCTGGATGAGATACAACACGATACCAGTGGGAGCAGCCGGTTAGAGCTGAAATCACATGGAGGTTCAAGTGTGAGCATTAACTCGGTCGGCAGTAACAACACCTCCGGGGCTGGTGCTAATGgaggtggcaatggtggtaaCCAGGAAGTGTTGGATCTGCCTGGCGAGCTGGAGGAGCGTAAACACCGAAAGGAAGTCATGGAGACGGGTATCGAAATGTTTAATCGGAAACCGAAGAAGGGTATAGCGTTTCTGCAGGAGCGTGGCCTACTCGGTACCAGCGTCGAGGATGTTGCTCAGTGGCTACATGAAGATGAGCGGCTCGACAAGACACAGATCGGCGATTATCTCGGCGAGAATGAGGAACGTAGTAAGGCGGTCATGTGCGCTTACATCGACGCGATGAACTTTGCTGACCTGGACATTGTGGCCGCATTGCGCCACTTTCTCGAGGGCTTCCGGTTACCGGGTGAGGCGCAGAAAATCGATAGGCTGATGGAGAAGTTCGCTTCGCGGTATTGTGACTGTAATCCGAACAATACGCTCTTTGCTAGTGCCGATACCGTGTACGTGCTGGCCTTCTCGGTTATTATGCTGACGACGGATTTGCATTCACCGCAAGTGAAGCATAAGATGACGAAGGAGCAGTATATTCGTATGAATCGAGGAATTAGCGACAATAAGGACCTACCGGAGGAGTATTTGTCGCAGATCTACGATGAGATTGCGGGACATGAGATTAAGATGAAAAATACGGTAGCGAACAAACCGTCCGGCAAGCAGCTGATCGCCAACGAAAAGAAGCGCAAACTGCTGTGGAATTTGGAGATGGAATCGCtctcgacgacggcgaaaaaCCTGATGGAATCCGTTTCGCACGTGAAGGCTTCGTTTACCTCGGCCAAGCATCTCGAGCATGTGCGGCCGATGTTTAAAATGGCGTGGACCTCTTTCCTAGCAGCGTTTTCCGTGGGACTGCAGGATTGCGATGATCCGGAGATCGCCAGTCTATGCCTGGATGGAATCAGATGTGCGGTACGCATTGCCTGCATCTTTCACATGAGCCTCGAGCGGGACGCGTACGTGCAGGCGCTGGCCCGCTTCACGCTGCTGACCGCCAATTCACCGATCAACGAGATGAAGGCCAAGAACATTGACACGATCAAGACGCTCATCATGGTGGCGCACACGGATGGCAACTATCTCGGTTCCAGCTGGCTTGACATTGTGAAATGCATTTCACACCTTGAGCTGGCTCAGCTTATTGGGACGGGTGTGCGACCCGAGTTTCTTTCTGGTCCAGCCTCGCACCGCGATACATTGGATCCATCGGCCAAAGAGCACATCGGCGAAACTAGCTCGCAAAGTatcgtggtggcggtggatcgCATATTTACTGGCTCGATTCGGCTCGATGGTGACGCGATCGTCGATTTCGTAAAAGCCCTCTGTCAGGTGTCACTGGATGAACTGAATCGGCCACAACCGCGCATGTTCTCGCTACAGAAGATCGTGGAAATTTCCTACTACAACATGGGCCGTATCCGATTGCAGTGGTCACGCATCTGGCAAATCCTTGGCGAACACTTTAATGCCGTCGGGTGCAATACGAATGAAGAAATTGCCTTCTTTGCCCTCGATTCGCTGCGGCAGCTGTCGATGAAGTTCATCGAGAAAGGCGAGTTCACAAATTTCCGCTTCCAGAAAGACTTCTTGCGGCCGTTCGAGCACATtatgaagaaaaacaactcACCCGCGATTCGTGacatggtggtgcggtgcgtggCACAGATGGTCAACTCGCAGGCACATAACATCAAATCAGGctggaaaaacattttctcgGTGTTCCACCTGGCAGCCGGTGATCACGATGAAGCGATCGTCGAGCTGGCGTTCTTAACGACTGGCAAGATTATTACCGAACTATACCAGACGCAGTTCCCGATCATGATCGATTCGTTCCAGGATGCGGTCAAGTGTTTGTCGGAGTTTGCGTGCAACGCGCGCTTCCCGGACACGAGCATGGAAGCGATACGCCTGGTGCGCACGTGTGCGCTGTGCGTGAACGACGCGCCCAACCTTTTCGCCGAGCATGCCGGCATGGAGAACGACGTTTCGGTGCCGGAAGAAGATCGGGTTTGGGTGCGCGGTTGGTTCCCGATGCTATTCTCCCTTTCGTGCGTTGTGAACCGGTGCAAGTTGGACGTACGAACTCGCGGACTCACCGTACTGTTCGAGATCGTCAAAACACATGGTGATGCCTATCGTGCCAACTGGTGGCGCGATCTTTTCAACGTGCTGTTCCGTATTTTCGACAACATGAAGCTACCGGAACACCAGACGGAAAAGGCGGAATGGATGACGACAACGTGTAACCACGCACTATACGCGATTATAGATGTGTTTACGCAGTACTTTGATGTGCTGGGACCGATGCTGTTGGCCGATCTTTATTGTCAACTACACTGGTGTGTACAGCAGAACAACGAACAGTTGGCTCGTTCTGGGACCAATTGCTTGGAGAATCTGGTAATCTCGAACGGGCTCAAGTTCAGCGAAGACACCTGGGGCAAAACGTGTCAATGTATGCTGGATATCTTCAACAGTACTTTGCCAAAGGAACTGCTCACATGGAAACCCGATCCGTTGCCACAGACGACACCAACGACGGCGACTGCTGCGAAACACGAAAATGGTGATCTACCGCGGCATGGTATTCTGAAGCGCAGCAGCTCACAACATTCGATGCATGCCGATCATCATCTGGGCGCTACCAATGATCCCAACCTGTCGACTGGAACGGCTGTTAGTCCAAGCACTACGGTTCTGTTCTCGAACTTGCTCATCAAGTGTGTGGTACAGCTGGAGCTGATCCAAACGATCGATAATATCGTGTTCTTTCCTGCGACATCACGAAAAGAGGATGCCGAAACATTGGCCCAGGCAACAGCCGAACTCACGTCCAGTTCCGTCCCAACCAGCAATGGTCAACTGCATCACGCGACCACGAGCTATCATCATTCGTTGTCGTTATCGAGCAGTGAACTGGAATGTCAGCGTGAGGAACAGGGAATGTACAGCTATCTGAACACCCCGCATCTGCTGCAGCTTGTCGATTGTCTGCTGCAGAGTCACCGGTTTGCGAAGAAGTTCAACTCGAACAATGATCAGCGGACGGTGCTGTGGAAGGCGGGTTTCAAGGGCTTCTTGAAGCCGAATCTGCTGAAGCAGGAAACTCAGTCTTTGGCCTGTGTGCTGCGAATACTCTTCAAGATGTACTGTGATGAGAACAGACGGCGCGATTGGCAGGATATCGAGCAGCGACTGATTGGCGTTTGTACCGAAGCGTTAGATTACTTCCTTTCGCTCGACAGTGGACCGCATCGTGATGCGTGGACCTCGTTATTGTTGCTTGTGATGACTCGATTGTTGAAGATGCCTGACGCAAGG TTTGCGGCCCACATCGCCAGCTATTACGTGTTTCTGTGCGATTTAACCTGTGTCGATCTGAAGCCAGAACTGCGGACCGTGTTGAGACGTGTTTTTCTCCGTATCAGTCCGGTGTTTGGAATCTCGACTGCTACCAGTCAGGGtaccggcggcagcaacagctccgGGACGCTTGCCGCTACCTAG